A stretch of Podospora bellae-mahoneyi strain CBS 112042 chromosome 5, whole genome shotgun sequence DNA encodes these proteins:
- a CDS encoding hypothetical protein (CAZy:AA4; EggNog:ENOG503NZZV; COG:C), producing MQLEKFLTAAEAIVGSENVSREPTSGAPEGLDGSVAYGDPFPLSRPHRPGPAVRPDTVDQVRELVRAANRFEVPMWTVSRGKNLGYGGSAPVVDRNVILDLHRMNKIIEINEEYAYAIVEPGVTFIQLYEEIKKRKLNLWISVPAIGWGSVVGNTLERGIGYTQDAAHYKHQCGMEVVLPDGDLLRTGMGVVEDSKVWPLYSGGFGPGLDGLFFQSNYGIVTKMGIQFSPAPEAYTRILVEVPEEQDLAPLVGTLTDLMRRRIVANPPQLYGRMTLIIGAARRDPEIAKLLGEHGNFARHIPHDLISKVSSILGLPAWCAGFALYGPPEAQAGLLEAVKRRFKQVKGAKVTHETFNAVPGEYLRSEDVTQDFLPQSGVPSIDHALAFSSKEDGLWHNCYSPVLPPSGRELYEWYVRAKKITEDHDLNFLADFHVFDRYIISINLIMFHPSAKARLHDVQYALMEDSKKLGYLEYRTHISFMDATAANQTFNNGAFGRFTTMLKDTIDPNGILSPGKQGIWNSTAKLERLGLEEK from the exons ATGCAACTGGAGAAATTTCTTACCGCCGCCGAGGCTATCGTGGGCTCCGAGAATGTGTCGAGAGAGCCAACCTCTGGTGCCCCAGAGGGCCTGGATGGGAGTGTCGCCTACGGTGATCCATTCCCCTTGTCTCGGCCGCACCGCCCTGGGCCAGCAGTTCGTCCCGACACGGTTGACCAAGTGCGTGAGCTTGTCCGGGCGGCGAACAGGTTCGAGGTACCCATGTGGACAGTGTCGAGGGGAAAGAATCTTGG ATATGGCGGCTCTGCCCCAGTAGTAGACCGCAACGTCATCCTCGATTTGCACCGAATGAACAAGATCATCGAGATTAACGAAGAATATGCCTACGCCATCGTAGAGCCTGGCGTGACATTCATACAATTATACGAAGAGATAAAGAAGCGCAAGCTCAACCTCTGGATCTCTGTTCCGGCCATTGGATGGGGTTCCGTGGTTGGAAATACCTTGGAGCGAGGTATTGGTTACACGCAGGATGCTGCCCATTACAAGCACCAGTGCGGCATGGAGGTCGTCCTCCCTGATGGTGATTTGCTGCGAACTGGTATGGGTGTTGTGGAGGACAGCAAGGTGTGGCCGCTGTATTCAGGGGGCTTTGGGCCCGGTTTGGATGGTCTGTTCTTCCAGTCAAATTATG GCATTGTCACGAAGATGGGGATTCAATTCTCCCCTGCCCCTGAAGCCTACACTAGAATCCTCGTCGAAGTCCCCGAGGAACAAGATTTGGCGCCGCTGGTTGGCACCCTGACTGACCTGATGCGCCGGCGCATTGTGGCCAACCCTCCACAACTGTATGGCAGAATGACTCTGATCATCGGTGCAGCGCGTCGCGACCCCGAGATTGCCAAACTCTTGGGCGAGCACGGCAATTTTGCACGTCACATCCCTCATGATCTTATCAGCAAGGTTTCCTCCATCCTGGGATTGCCAGCCTGGTGTGCAGGTTTCGCTCTCTATGGTCCCCCAGAAGCCCAGGCGGGCCTTTTGGAGGCTGTCAAGCGGCGCTTCAAGCAGGTCAAGGGCGCAAAGGTTACACATGAGACTTTTAATGCCGTGCCTGGCGAGTATCTCAGAAGCGAGGATGTCACACAAGACTTCCTCCCTCAGAGCGGAGTTCCTTCCATCGATCATGCTTTGGCCTTCTCGTCAAAAGAGGACGGTCTCTGGCACAACTGCTACTCCCCTGTCCTACCACCCTCGGGCCGCGAGCTGTACGAGTGGTACGTCAGGGCCAAGAAGATCACCGAGGATCACGATCTTAATTTCCTTGCCGATTTCCACGTCTTCGACAGATACATCATAAGCATTAACTTGATCATGTTCCATCCCTCAGCCAAGGCCCGACTGCACGATGTCCAGTACGCTCTCATGGAGGACTCCAAGAAGCTGGGCTATTTGGAGTACCGCACCCACATCAGCTTCATGGATGCTACGGCGGCTAACCAGACGTTTAATAACGGTGCATTTGGGAGATTTACCACCATGTTGAAGGATACTATTGATCCCAACGGAATTTTGAGTCCAGGGAAGCAGGGTATTTGGAACTCGACGGCGAAGTTGGAAAGACTGGGGCTTGAGGAGAAGTAG
- a CDS encoding hypothetical protein (EggNog:ENOG503NXPU; COG:Q): MLPPPPNPNGPNGFFGLHSSWSSVRSPFEHGVVGRFEGEVTDLVVFGEIPKELNGTFYRIMVDPFYPLQEGNAPIEGDGNVCALRIKDGRVDLKIRYVDTERLRLERQANKRLFGLYRNPFTHHPCVRAAVDSTANTNLVYWAGKLLALKESAHPYQVHPDTLETITYDPFNSPGLTFSAHPKVDPYTRELVVFGYEAKGLGTDDVVIYALDEQGAIHDEQWIKSPWPAFIHDCALTANFIILVLWPYKTDVDHMKKGGQHWIYSKDLPATFVVVPRHPNDLPAGWKKGETRVYHSDHAVLLHTAGSWEETAENGDVRLYFESSRIRYNLFPVFGPPTDKPFGDFQADYVRWEIDLTKPTNTRVVDPAVILDMPGEMARVDERFLTKPYDKLFCPVIPPGKQGPIPPILPIGLHAYVMLDKPSGKVGRFDPGQGCTVEEPIFVPRTKDAPEGDGWVLGMIQRMDVNRSDLVVLDTRDFGNPVAVVQLPFRIKGQIHGNWVDALPGEKSMTRILEPVEKIMGKGAL; this comes from the exons AtgctccccccaccacctaACCCCAACGGCCCAAATGGGTTCTTTGGGCTGCATTCATCATGGTCCAGCGTCAGGTCTCCCTTTGAGCACGGCGTCGTGGGACGCTTCGAGGGCGAGGTGACCGATCTAGTGGTGTTCGGCGAGATCCCCAAGGAGCTCAACGGAACCTTCT ACCGCATCATGGTTGATCCATTTTACCCCCTCCAAGAAGGCAATGCACCTATAGAAGGTGACGGGAACGTATGTGCCCTGCGCATCAAAGATGGCCGGGTCGATCTAAAGATCCGCTACGTCGACACTGAACGCCTC AGGCTGGAGCGTCAAGCCAACAAGCGCTTATTCGGATTGTATCGTAATCCTTTCACACATCATCCCTGTGTCCGCGCAGCTGTGGACAGcaccgccaacaccaacctcgtctACTGGGCTGGAAAGCTTCTCGCCCTCAAAGAATCTGCGCACCCCTATCAAGTCCACCCCGACACGCTCGAAACAATCACTTACGaccccttcaactccccaGGCTTGACATTCTCTGCCCATCCCAAGGTTGACCCGTATACAAGAGAGCTAGTTGTGTTCGGTTACGAAGCGAAGGGCCTCGGCACAGACGACGTCGTCATCTACGCCCTCGACGAGCAAGGTGCAATTCACGATGAGCAGTGGATCAAGAGCCCGTGGCCCGCATTCATCCACGACTGTGCTCTCACCGCCAACTTCATCATCCTGGTTCTGTGGCCCTACAAAACTGACGTAGACCACATGAAGAAGGGTGGTCAGCACTGGATCTACAGCAAGGACCTCCCAGCAACATTCGTCGTTGTCCCTCGACACCCCAACGACCTTCCTGCTGGATGGAAGAAGGGAGAGACCAGAGTCTACCACTCGGATCATGCCGTCCTTCTCCACACAGCCGGGTCGTGGGAGGAAACAGCCGAGAACGGTGACGTGAGGCTCTATTTTGAGAGCTCGCGGATCCGCTACAACCTTTTTCCTGTCTTTGGCCCGCCAACTGACAAGCCATTTGGAGACTTCCAGGCTGATTATGTCAGGTGGGAGATCGACctcaccaaaccaaccaacactCGCGTTGTTGACCCTGCTGTGATCTTGGATATGCCTGGAGAAATGGCCAGGGTTGATGAGCGCTTCTTGACAAAGCCATACGACAAGCTTTTCTGTCCTGTTATCCCCCCAGGGAAGCAGGGACCTATCCCACCAATTCTACCTATTGGTCTGCATGCATACGTTATGCTTGACAAGCCCAGCGGGAAGGTTGGTAGGTTTGATCCTGGCCAGGGGTGCACAGTGGAGGAGCCAATCTTTGTGCCCAGGACAAAGGATGCGCcggagggtgatggttgggTGCTGGGGATGATTCAGAGGATGGATGTCAACAGGAGtgatttggtggtgttggataCAAGGGACTTTGGGA